The Rosa rugosa chromosome 3, drRosRugo1.1, whole genome shotgun sequence sequence GACGAGCTCCACTCCGCCGGCCAAGAGCTCTGCCGTCTATCTTCATCAGCGGCAGACCTCTCTCCGCCACACTTTGCGCTGCCGCCCAACTTGCAGCTCCGCCGGCCAcaggctccgctccgccaacTCCACGAGCTTCCACTAGCTTCATCACCACTGCTCTGCTGGCCTACTCCTCCGCCAGGTTGCAGCTCCGAGCCCTCTGCCGGAGAGTCGTCCGCCAAGAGACACACCGCCGGCCAAGTCGTCCGCCAGCTCTGGCTGTTGCCACAAGCTCCGACGAACTTTCGAACAGCAGCACCGCTAATGTCAGCGGCACTCTAGCGTCAGCCCACTGCTGCCTCCGCTGGGCTTAGAGTCTTCCACCGAACTCCGTCAGCAGCAGCGCCCATTCCCCGCTGAACTCCAGGTCCGTcgagtctccgctgagctctGAGTTTCCGCCAAGCATACCATGAAGCACCGTCAAATCCGAGCCTTGCTTCTTGTGGCACCGCCATATAtatactctgggcacccatgagGACAACTCGACCATCCTCTCTTGTAAGCGTCAGACTACTCTCTCGCTCAGTCAACGCCCAATCAAGCTTCTGCCAAAGAATCCCCGCCGGCAAAGCTTCCTCCGCTATGCCCAGTCAGCGGCAGCGGTTTTCTGCGCCACCGCTAGCTTCCATCTTCCGCCAAACCGCTGGTCATGGCTACATCGTCCGCCAGCTCCAGTCCCTAGCGGCTAGCACTCCGCCAAACAAAAGCGACCCTCTGCATACCAAAAATCCTCCCTTCACACTGATGTCTTCTTTGGCCGCACTGCTCTAGTTACCCGCTGGACGACTGGTTTCTCCATCGAGCCCATGCCATTTGCAGCAGAGATACCAACAAGATAAGTCTTCTTATCTCTCTCTGGTTATTCACGTGTAGAGCAGTTAGTAAACAGAGGCATGGTTAATAATTCAATGCCACGTCAACGTCATGCTCTGTAGACACTTTTTATGCATTAATGCAATTGCACTCTCACGTGCTGCAATCAGAGGCATAATTAGAGTGCCTTGCCTGTACTCATCCATATATCATTTATATATGCCATGATTTCTCTTAGCTCATAAACATGCATAAGGGTGATGAACCAAGCCCCTGTGCTTGTCCCTAGTACATCACTACTAGCTCCTCACTTTTACACatgtatatttatatatacacatacattATGACAGCTTGCTTGACAATTAGACATGAAGCATATGTACCGCTAGTCTCCCATGTGTACTAGCATGTAAACTTTACGTTCACATGTGTTCTTTGCCAAAGCTATATATATTATCTCATAATTAATATAATCATCAGTGGGCACATAAGTTGAGCATGACTCATGACATGATATACTTATCTGCTAGGCTTTTCTTGCCTCTCAAATCATATATTTCTTCAGATATATATATCAACGTCACGTGAATGTGTGTGTATGCACATTAACACCATGCATATATGTGAAGCAATCATATCACTGTGATCACCACTATGACATTTTCGCATGTCACATTAACTATCTttgccatatatatatttaatcaaTTTAATTATATGGAAAGAGTACTAATCGCTTACTGTATCTTATGCGAAGGAGACATAATCACCGATCACCTTTCCAATTAGCGAAATCATCATCCTTCTACTAACAAGGAACTTCGccggagcaatggagcgtcatgcttggacaactccaacatgatttgggtacttacattgattccaactccaactcgctccaaatcagcataagataagtaactatatcttatctcttacgctcctgcactttgagctaccgccgatgccatgtctatacatgtttCCATGACCCTTACGCATGCCTACGGCGTGTTATTAACACCTTTACTACatcgtacatgcttgctctgtgtgttttgtcattttttcgtgCACATACAAACTTtacacatccacggtctacgaccaaaaccgccaagcggtcaggcaacgcctcataatagccattgatcaggcagcaagggactagttaacacagcctacggcagccattgatccggcagttaaccccgacgcttgggtactaaagattgggatcgcttcccaacaccctctgctccgtgcagctccccctcaacaaacatggctggggagtcggggactctctagcgggcctagcaggggcccaacccttgagctttcgctcacgagcttccgctcacgagcttccgctcatgccttcccgacaacccttgagcttccgctcacgagcttccgctcatgccttcccggcaccccttgagcttccgctcacgagcttcccgctcatgccttcccggcatcccattgagcttccgctcatgccttcccggcaccccttgagcttccgctcacgagctttccgctcatgccttcccggcaccccttgagcttccgctcacgagctttccgctcatgccttcccggcaccccttgagcttccgctcacgagcttcccgctcacgccttcccggcaccccttgagcttccgctcacgagcttcccgctcatgccttcccggcaccccttgagcttcccgctcatgccttcccggcatcccattgagcttccgctcatgccttcccggcactccttgagcttccgctcacgagcttcccactcatgccttcccggcaccccttgagcttccgctcacgagcttcccgctcatgccttcccggcaccccttgagcttccgctcacgagcttcccgctcatgccttcccggcatcccattgagcttccgctcatgccttcccggcaccccttgagcttccgctcacgagcttcccgctcatgccttcccggcaccccttgagcttccgctcacgagctttccgctcatgccttcccggcatctcccttgagcttcccgctcatgccttcccggcaatcctcgagcttcccgctcacgccttcccggcattcccactcttcacattcatgtctacacgacacaccacacgttaatggaacatggaattcttctaccatttgtcgctcccgacaaattgaattcttttcgcgttccattaatacaagcgacaaccaaacaaacgcttaccttcgcagcgctcatacaacttacatttatcatatgcaatccatatgctcacacggccatacacgctctcgagtttgtacgtcataatcgatcgtactcggcgccattcgcgtgtatacatcaacatgtatcacgcaccccatacgtttatatatgccaacgcatatccatacaactcacatttgttgcccaaatgcaacgagcattctacatatgcctgtcttcttgtctttgttgtgcaggttaacgagtcccttcttgcttacggagttcggggacttgtgggctccgtaccgcccggttacttatgcttgatgacttcatgatttgaactccccaaccaagaagctcctcttacttgggcacttcggggacttgtacatacctccaataatatggaggatttgctacatcaccaagcataagtaacaccctctttgggacatccacaagccatggtgaggcccaaccgagacttgcatcttgtagccctatgttcaagctacgcggcggtatccggaagtcgcaaatccgccaccgggaagccacgttcccgcccttgccaagatgcctccacaacatagctttctacatgcttctaggctttctagactagaaatatgtggaaacttgtcccacatcgaagaataagtagaggaagggcattccttcatctataaaaggaatgccccccCTCCCACAACAggacacattcattacatctcttgtaatcttgttaggccgcaagactcaacacactagtataagctttcaagtggacgtagtctcccgctaaggcgagagatgaaccactatacatctcgtgtcactccctctccctctccctctctttacttatcgttaattagatccccaacggatccaagcattaacattgaacttccttgcttattcattattgacccgagaatattttggcgtgtgggacacgccgttgatttattgatctttcctatttatttatcgactttcgattttggcattgggaatgccttgatgatgattttagaatttgttttgtttcggtttacggggattacgatttattatttctcgcctttttgctattgatttggagatacttttggcttgtgggacacgtcgttggaaattcttttacgagagatgggggaagccttatgtattttggatttactggattttcggttatgtttccctgtgccatactgaggggtgattttatcatgctagcattgattttccgcctttgtggcgcggtgatgggatcaccgtagcccttccgcttttgtggcgcaggttactgtctctgtgacagtaattctgtagcccagtatcctatcgctacacttagtggcgtaagggtatattacgggagttatgggagttctttagcctgggaggctatcacccaaccaagcctgagtggcttattcgtatggctatcatcttcccctacttatactatttttgactagcggggactagtctgagtttccttaaccagcggggctggacttatattttcgagtattgaaatttcaatcttttactctgttgttgtgactagcggggctagtcggttttctggagttcaacgtttttcggattattttcttaagtgttttataaatgttgcatgcatccggatttatatatatcgaaaaatgtgggaaagtatgaagttttattttggtttattcatattaaattatttatttttgtccactcacgctaacgtgtttttcaattactttcccctgggccattcggtttcaaatgcccagtttgcaggcgaaattagttgaggtcgggcgtacattggagttgaggcatagtcaacagcctAGCTTCCGCGGTTGCCTTTGAGTTAGGTTGTccttatttacctttctattagaattgctctgattacctgaggaattaaggttattaagttgagatttgtgtgttgtgaatttggttgacgttgatttggggagcagggtggctccaggagaataaggatgggtgatttagaagtgtaaatttcctttctacaggttttgggttgtccactttaggggaagttctgccaaatttttggcaaaatttcttctaaggtgggccccgcagggccacctcagatttcggggtgaaatccggggtgggtcctgtcagttACCCAGTCATATTTTGTGTAAACATGAGTTGTTTACGGAGATACCAAGTATAGCAGTATTGCCATGAGAGTAATGAGGTTGTTAGTTACTCAGTCTTGTTGTTACAAGAGAAGTCTTGTGGGTACAATGGGATGTTATTGATTGGAGTGAAGTGCATCATGTGGGTAATAGATGAGGAACACTTGGTAAAGAAAAGGTTAGCTCTTGTATTGATATGTGTGACTAGTAATAGTCAAGTTGTACCACAAGAAATCGGGAATCAGGAATCAGAATGTGTTATGGGTACTGGAGTCCGACATGAAGAAGGAAGTATTACCGACCAGTTGACCAatcatgaaatttcgaggacgaaatttatttaaggggggtggaactGTGGGCCCCGGTAAAATTGTCGAACTAAGTTGAGATCGTTGAGGAATTAATTTACGATCTCTGTAATTAATAAAGGTGTTCGAGAATATTTTTCAGAATGTTTCATAAGGTGAAATCCTTGATTTAAGAGTGTGATAATAAAGaacacgacacgacgagttcgtggtaATTTTCGGAGATTTTTTCGGACAAGAGagctatttattatgaatttctgaagttggaaaattatagaaattcattttaagtAAAGAGAAAACCCACGGTGCAATCTGAGGCATCCAAATTCTCACCGCTTCATCGTAGCCGTTGAAattcaattaaagggaggctaTAAATAGGGCTGGATCAGATCGAACGTCCCAGAATGATCGAGAGGTCTCTGAGCTCTTCCACCCGGATTCTCGACCCGGTAACCCGCAAAGGAGATCTGACGGAATCTCCCTCGTCCAGTCACGAAACGCTGACGGACCACCAGCGTTCGAACCGCTTCGACGTCGCTGACATTCCTCTGGTATCGGTTTGGTCATTCGCCGACCTTGGAGCGAGAATCGATGTCGTGAAGCTCTGAGTTTCCCGGCTGTTCTTCGACGAGTTCCGGCGACGAAATGATCTGCATGATCGATCCTCTCGGTGAGCTATACGTACTGGTACACTTAGTTTTCAGTTTTGGATGGGTTTTGACGAATTGATGTTTTGGTGGTTCGGGTACCGGCGGAGCCGCTGTCCTCCTTGGTCGTCCTTTGCTTCTGGGTTCGTCACCGACCTCCTGGAGCAGGGATTGGCATCTGGTGGAGCTCGATTCCTTGAGTGGGTTGAATTGGTGAGTTGTGGTATAGGCTGCCACCGTGGTACCACCACTTGTGGTGGCAGTTTGAATTTCCTttttgattttgagagagattgggtttttggttttccgTGACGACGGGAAACTGAAACTTTATTGGGTTGAGAATCAATATAAGGATTTCCATTAAGTCAGAATTGAGAAGGGTGGAGAGCGGTGGACGATGAAGGTAAACAGAGAAGGAAACAGAAAGAGGTAAGATCCTTTTACGAAAGTGAATGAGTTCAGTACTTTAAAGTTCGGTGATGATGATTGGTATCTCTATTCCATGGAAACAGAGTAGAGAATGTTCAGTTGCTTGGTCCAACAACGCAGCAGGAAGGagttttaaataaataatttaccTTAGTGGGGAGATCACTTTGGACAGTTATTGTTGGACTTGATTATGTGTGGCATGGGTATATTTTCATTACTAGACTACTGTATGTATGTAATGATCAATTGACAAGAGTTGTAAACTAGTTCTCTTTGTAAGGTGGAACTGATATCCTGATTAAGCAAGTAGTGACAAATGTTAAAAGGTCACGTTGCCTTTAAAGAAATTGAAGTACCACGTTGTTCAATCCTTGGGATAAAGTAGTTTTAAATGTAGAGATTGGTTCTATTTAATATATGTGAAATGAGCAGCACaattaaatacaaatacaaGGTTGAGCTTAATTTATAAGCTTGGACAGAGACTCCatatattcttggaaattagaAGCTCATCGATAGTTATTGGTAAATTTTTGTCAAACTAGGGAATGGTCGGACAATTTAATTTGTCGAGGTTTATACGATTATTTCCCTAAGAAAGCGTTATTGATATGGAATCGTGTCGGAatttaggactccagttacccgaggaacggaaggttcgtgacTCTCAGAGTACGTGAagaaaagcatcggaatccaggtaggggattcggGACTCTCCTCGATTAGTGGTTTTATTATATTACGCTttttattaaatgatgcatgttaagtctgtggtttggttatgttaaaatgcaatgcGTACTAACCAAACTGTGAgagatgtgatggcttgagagcgaaatgtggcactgacttccttgggtttgatccccttaacctccggagggttagctacaccggtcgggCGGTGCGCGATCtcaatgacgacccgatccgtgtgtgtagctaggtagcggacgctctcgctacgcttacctggttataaattaatttgaggtaaggtcgtgtagtgggtctatgggaccagccatcaggtaatacttggatttAGCACTGTATTTACTTAAgtatcatgcatcggttttcaagttgaaaaatattttaaagtttgtcgttctttaaaTGACATGATTTTGAGTATGTTTTATACTGTGGCCACAAAGCAATAttatattgttttcaaacctagttGAGTTGTTTCCCAATGAACaacgaggacgaaagctcacccctacaacagtgtggatgcaggtactgtgcactggtaacAGGATTGAAGGACGGAGCAGGGTATGCGGAGATAGCTTCGGTGGATAGTAGTAATGGAGGTCAGGTTCCGTGTCTAGTATCGAACTCTATCTCTTGAAAGTCATTAATTCTGGAACTTGACAGTCCTTGTTCCGTCTTGTATCGAAAATGTGTCAAGTCTTGTTTACTTTACTGGTGACTCAGAATCACTCCAGACGGACAAGTTTGATAAATGATTCTAaaaagttttcacctcaaaaagtaTTTCGATGTTTCCGCTACGCGATTTACGAAAAGAAATTTAACTAAAATGCCTTGCGGGTTTTTAGGATGTAAACTGAACATTCGCATACCGTTGTGTAATATGATAGCGAAGACAATTGAtaagttggttacgtggtcctcgGGGGTTAAGCTTTtgaccagcatatcgtccacatATACCTCCATGATGGTACCGATGACATCCGCAAACATGGAGTTGAcaagtcgctgataagtggcacctgcatTCTTCAATCCGAAGGGCACGACCTGGTAACAATAAAGACCTTTGTCTGTGGTGAAAGCGGTGTGCTCCTCatctgccgggttcattcgaatttggttgtacccactgaacgcatccatgaagctgaataaccggtacccagcagtagaatcgattagttggtcaattcgtgggagcgggaagctatccttagggcatgcccggttgagatttgtgtagtccacacacataCGCCATGATCCCGGTGCCTTCTTTGgtaccatgaccacgttggccAACCACCGGGGATATGTCACTTCCCTGACAAAATTGATGGCCATCAATTTCTTTACTTCAACTTGGATAGCCTGGTACTTATCATGTGTGAAGGTTCTGCGCTTCTGTCTTACTGGTGCCGAGTAAGGAACAATGCTTAGGTTGTGCATGGCTATGTTAGTTGGTATATCGGGCATGTCTTCGTATGACCAGGCGAAAGCAGATGCGTTAGAGTGAAGGAACGAGATTAGGTCTTCCTTGATAACCGGATCCAACTTGGTACCTATCTTgacagtcctgtccgggaactgctcgGATAGCAGGACCTCTTCGATGTCTTCcacggcaccgggccgttcttcgtcaGAGTCAGCATCATCTCTGGGGTCCTCGTACCTGTCTGTGAGAGGGTCGGTGGTCACGGGCAACATTTCTGACTTTCCCTTGCCCCGAGATACCGTTAAAGAATAGCACTGCCTTGCCGCAGCCTTATCACCCCGTATGGTGGCTATTCCCACAGGGGTTGGCACCTTCATCATGAGCATGTGGCCTGCAATGAATGTCTTCAAACGCCAGAGTGTCGGCCGTCCCAAGATAGCGTTATAGGATGAAGCACAGTCGATGACAATGAACTCTGTCTTAATCGTTGAACAATTTGGACTTTCTCTCACCGTGATCGATAAGTAATCTGATCCCAGTGGTTGGACTATATCTCCTGAAAAGCTGatgaggggctcattatcctgGGACAGCTTGGCCCTTCCcctgttcaaagctttgtatGCATCacgaaataatacgctaaccGAGGCCTCGGTATCTACGAGTACCCGAGACATTATGTagtggtccatttggagcgtgatcaggaagggatcatcatggggcattttTAGATCAGCTTCTTCCTCCTGCAGGAATGTGACAGACTTCTACCCAGTGTCGCCGTCTTGttgcggggccttgtggaaatTGAAAACTTCTTGGTGGTCGAAACTGGAATTTCGCTTCCTCCTCTGGGGTGGTAAATCCTTCGGGCCTCCACCATGGATCGTGAAGATCTGGCCGTATATGTCGATAACTCCTATCTCTTTAGCGGGTAGATACCGCTGAAGCTTGCCCTTCTAAATTAGTGATTCGATCGTATTCTTTAAAGCCATGCAGAGGTTGGTATTCTGGCCAGCATCTTCATGGTATGTACAGAACCTTCCGGTATcctgctgggtaagtttactcttcgggaacttcctcgATGGTGGTCCAGGTATCTCATCTTTGTTCTCGTTCCTCAAATTTGCTATCTGGAATAAGAAACACAAGGGTTAGCCTGAGTCTAGATCTACGACTTAGTTGAAGCGCGGATCATTCCCCActtccaaaacccagaaaatcaaacaaaacccagaaacactaaccaaacccagaaagctATAGAAAAGTAAAATCCTAGAAAAATCCAGTGTTTCCCTCAGGCACTACCTACAAAAACCCACACCAGCATTGTTCCTATTCCTATTCCTTTTCATTACACAAAAACCCAGGCAAAGGTAAACTGAAAACCAGAAAACATCCATGCCAGAAAAGAAACAAGAGAAAACAAGCAATCAAATCCCACAAACAAAGACGAGGAGGATTCTTACCTTTCTTTCAACAATCGATCGATCGCCCACTCCAGAAATACCAACACCACTTCTCCCCTTGATTTTTCGCCTCCTCACTGCAAATCGGCAGAGTTTTCTGAGAGTTTCTGCGAAAAGTGAAGGGAAACAGTcggtttccctcttaaattcaatctccaagaAATCACAGCCGTTGAAGACAAAAGTCCTTCAACCGtaggatcactacacgtgtcccacgcaTCTCTCCACGCCTCGAAATCGTCAGTCGatgggacgggcatttattgcaccaCCACTCTTTaagccccacgtggctgacatgcacgaACAACCCTACCGGGTACCAAAGGCCCAAGGCCAGGAATACCTTATCGGGTACGAGACATCAAGCTCTCAATCCCACCGGGATCAAAGGCTCACTCACCTCATCGGGTACACGAGGCCCGGAAGCCTATCTACTCCGCTAGGCATATGAGTTTGAGCtcaaccccatcgggtaccagaggcccaaGCCCTCTttcaaccccatcgggtaccagaggcccaaGACCTCTTTCAAcctcatcgggtaccagaggctcaagccctccttcaaccccatcgggtaccagaggcccaaGACCTCTTTCAACCCCATCgagtaccagaggctcaagccctctttcaaccccatcgggtaccagagatGGTATGAGTTGGTGTTCAAATTCTAGGCTGCAGAATTTTAGAAAACTTGAAATTATCAGaccgtgaaaaatgaaacacCTCAATAAAgaaaatttgaatgtttgaggTACAGTTTCTTGACTTGAGAGAGAAACATTTTGACTAAGGCAAGAGGCAAAAATCAGCTTTTCGTAATAAGAACCAAGGATATAGAGTTGTTAATGTAAACTCTTGGTGTGGAAGACGTGTTTCGAAGTCCTTGTCTCGAAAAGCGAACGCGCGAGTTATGAGGAAAATGTGAAATGTCACCTAAATTACTCGTGTTTGTCTTTTCTCGTCCTTGTGCCTCAATCCCAATGTAGTGGATCCTCTCCAGGTGAAGCTAGAAGATACAGTGATCATGTAGAACTAATCTTGACTTACGATTTCTTCTTTCGATTCGAGTCTACAAAGGTTCGTACCTAGGCTC is a genomic window containing:
- the LOC133737390 gene encoding uncharacterized protein LOC133737390 — translated: MPHDDPFLITLQMDHYIMSRVLVDTEASVSVLFRDAYKALNRGRAKLSQDNEPLISFSGDIVQPLGSDYLSITVRESPNCSTIKTEFIVIDCASSYNAILGRPTLWRLKTFIAGHMLMMKVPTPVGIATIRGDKAAARQCYSLTVSRGKGKSEMLPVTTDPLTDRYEDPRDDADSDEERPGAVEDIEEVLLSEQFPDRTVKIGTKLDPVIKEDLISFLHSNASAFAWSYEDMPDIPTNIAMHNLSIVPYSAPVRQKRRTFTHDKYQAIQVEVKKLMAINFVREVTYPRWLANVVMVPKKAPGSWHEEHTAFTTDKGLYCYQVVPFGLKNAGATYQRLVNSMFADVIGTIMEVYVDDMLVKSLTPEDHVTNLSIVFAIILHNESFIKLVRLE